From Oreochromis niloticus isolate F11D_XX linkage group LG1, O_niloticus_UMD_NMBU, whole genome shotgun sequence, a single genomic window includes:
- the LOC100694559 gene encoding gamma-aminobutyric acid receptor-associated protein-like 2: MKWMFKEDHSLEHRCIESAKIRNKYPDRVPVIVEKVSGSQIVDIDKRKYLVPSDITVAQFMWIIRKRIQLPSEKAIFLFVDKTVPQSSITMGQLYEKEKDEDGFLYVAYSGENTFGF; encoded by the exons ATGAAATGGATGTTCAAAGAAGACCACTCTTTGG AACATCGATGCATAGAGTCAGCCAAAATCCGCAACAAGTACCCTGACCGCGTCCCG GTGATCGTGGAGAAAGTGTCGGGATCACAGATAGTGGACATCGACAAGAGGAAGTACCTGGTCCCCTCTGACATCACAGTGGCCCAGTTCATGTGGATCATCAGGAAACGCATCCAGCTGCCCTCGGAGAAGGCCATCTTCCTGTTTGTGGataagacggtgcctcagtccAG CATCACGATGGGGCAGCTGTACGAGAAGGAGAAGGATGAGGACGGCTTTTTGTACGTGGCCTACAGCGGGGAGAACACCTTTGGCTTTTAG
- the LOC100694826 gene encoding C-C motif chemokine 2, which produces MKTLLALTVLTLTCFLKHSSAMPVGIDMVIKDVKCCEAVTNKIHIPVDKVTNVMKTSGCNREAIIVTTLKKKKFCLDPEWKHAQMHLEEFKKRSAPTTLKPETTKEMKKNFSSTTLKPTTT; this is translated from the exons ATGAAGACTCTGCTGGCTCTCACAGTCCTGACGCTCACCTGCTTCCTGAAGCACAGCTCTGCCA tgCCAGTCGGTATAGACATGGTGATAAAAGATGTCAAATGCTGCGAGGCCGTCACTAATAAAATCCACATACCAGTGGACAAGGTGACGAACGTGATGAAGACCAGCGGCTGCAATCGAGAAGCAATCAT CGTCACTactctgaagaagaagaagttctGCCTTGATCCTGAATGGAAACATGCACAGATGCATCTGGAAGAATTCAAGAAAAGATCAGCGCCCACCACTCTGAAACCTGAAACCActaaagaaatgaagaaaaacttcTCGTCCACCACTCTGAAGCCCACAACCACCTGA
- the LOC102077548 gene encoding interleukin-17F isoform X1: MATRQPQELLYLKQLQWSGRQSQPSEVKMVASFLQLVNHITLAPRARGQLYLTLTRVSATLQISLLILHELCAAASRCLSAEVVEARERKFNASQKLNLQPDAREHQNRTTCEQAAQQMHELNGRALSPWRYYIDRNDSRQPRDISFAKCLCKGCIIDGHEVNDYNSVEVWAPMLVLIKTECKDANTYRVQKMRIEVPVGCTCVRPKITK; this comes from the exons ATGGCAACGAGGCAGCCGCAGGAGCTACTGTATTTAAAGCAGCTTCAATGGAGCGGCCGCCAGTCTCAGCCGTCCGAAGTCAAGATGGTCGCGAGCTTCCTGCAGTTGGTAAATCACATCACACTAGCGCCCCGGGCTCGCGGGCAGCTCTATCTGACTCTCACGCGTGTTTCTGCCACTTTGCAGATCTCTCTGCTGATCCTCCACGAGCTCTGCGCCGCCGCCTCCCGGTGTCTCAGCGCCGAGGTGGTGGAGGCCCGCGAGCGAAAGTTTAACGCCAGTCAGAAGCTCAACCTTCAGCCCGACGCCCGCGAGCACCAGAACCGGACCACCTGCGAACAGGCTGCCCAGCAAATGCACGAGCTCAACGGCCGCGCGCTGTCTCCGTGGCGTTACTA CATAGACCGAAACGACAGCAGGCAACCACGCGACATCAGCTTTGCCAAGTGCCTTTGTAAGGGATGCATCATCGACGGGCACGAAGTGAACGACTACAACTCTGTGGAGGTTTGGGCTCCGATGTTGGTCCTCATAAAGACCGAGTGTAAGGACGCAAACACGTATCGAGTCCAGAAGATGCGTATCGAAGTCCCGGTGGGCTGCACTTGTGTAAGGCCCAAAATTACTAAGTGA
- the LOC102077548 gene encoding interleukin-17F isoform X2, translating into MATRQPQELLYLKQLQWSGRQSQPSEVKMVASFLQLISLLILHELCAAASRCLSAEVVEARERKFNASQKLNLQPDAREHQNRTTCEQAAQQMHELNGRALSPWRYYIDRNDSRQPRDISFAKCLCKGCIIDGHEVNDYNSVEVWAPMLVLIKTECKDANTYRVQKMRIEVPVGCTCVRPKITK; encoded by the exons ATGGCAACGAGGCAGCCGCAGGAGCTACTGTATTTAAAGCAGCTTCAATGGAGCGGCCGCCAGTCTCAGCCGTCCGAAGTCAAGATGGTCGCGAGCTTCCTGCAGTTG ATCTCTCTGCTGATCCTCCACGAGCTCTGCGCCGCCGCCTCCCGGTGTCTCAGCGCCGAGGTGGTGGAGGCCCGCGAGCGAAAGTTTAACGCCAGTCAGAAGCTCAACCTTCAGCCCGACGCCCGCGAGCACCAGAACCGGACCACCTGCGAACAGGCTGCCCAGCAAATGCACGAGCTCAACGGCCGCGCGCTGTCTCCGTGGCGTTACTA CATAGACCGAAACGACAGCAGGCAACCACGCGACATCAGCTTTGCCAAGTGCCTTTGTAAGGGATGCATCATCGACGGGCACGAAGTGAACGACTACAACTCTGTGGAGGTTTGGGCTCCGATGTTGGTCCTCATAAAGACCGAGTGTAAGGACGCAAACACGTATCGAGTCCAGAAGATGCGTATCGAAGTCCCGGTGGGCTGCACTTGTGTAAGGCCCAAAATTACTAAGTGA